From a region of the Ignavibacteria bacterium genome:
- a CDS encoding T9SS type A sorting domain-containing protein, with the protein MKRLFLIFIMLASLAVNGQWVQTNGILGGGIIRSLAVNGNIVFAGTYRDSQSFGCLFRSTNNGFTWTKTALDSQNIMSFAINGEYIFAGSMSYGVYISTNNGSNWTQTALNNKSIYSLSANGNNIFAGTWDSGVYISTNNGLSWSQTALNSKSIYSLAVNGNNIFAGTWVNGLYHSTDNGSSWTQVALNNNGIHSLAISGNHIFAGSYNGLFMSTNNGLSWTQTTLNNESIWSLAVNGNTIFAGAEMGGVYVSTNNGMMWSQTTLNDKFVPSLAVSNNSVFAGTTRNGLYLSTNFGSSWTVTGFNMKIVTAFAGLGDNIFAAASYNNDSSSLYISSNNGANWAEATLHNTTVTSLATLGNNIFAGTAGNGVFISMNNGINWSQTTLNYANIKSLAVSGNNILAGVLTQQSGPGSLIYSSNNGVNWVSTTLLNNDVYSLAVKGNIVFAGTKVNGVYRSTDNGLTWTQTVLNKFANSIIISGNTIYAGCFSGVGYSGGVYLSTDDGISWTQTALNNRPVNSVVAKENNIIAGTDDGIYLSTNNGVTWTQKNQGFNPAQRILSLLISNNYVLAGTLGYSVWRRELSEIVGVQNLSTETPSAFSLSQNYPNPFNPITKIEFAIPKISDVKISVFDVTGKEIEVLVNERLAAGTYSTDWNASKFSSGVYFYRIKAGDFVETKKMVLVR; encoded by the coding sequence ATGAAAAGATTATTTCTCATCTTCATAATGCTTGCATCATTAGCTGTGAATGGGCAGTGGGTGCAGACAAACGGTATATTGGGAGGAGGGATTATCCGATCTCTTGCCGTTAACGGGAATATTGTTTTTGCAGGTACATATAGAGATAGTCAGAGTTTTGGTTGTCTTTTTCGTTCCACAAATAATGGCTTTACATGGACTAAAACTGCTTTAGATAGCCAAAACATTATGTCATTTGCTATAAACGGAGAATATATTTTTGCAGGATCAATGTCGTATGGTGTTTATATATCAACAAACAACGGTTCGAATTGGACTCAAACTGCTTTAAATAATAAATCTATTTATTCCCTTTCAGCAAATGGAAATAATATTTTTGCAGGAACTTGGGATAGCGGAGTTTATATTTCAACTAATAATGGATTGAGCTGGTCTCAAACTGCTTTGAATAGTAAGTCTATTTATTCACTTGCCGTAAACGGAAATAATATTTTTGCAGGAACTTGGGTAAACGGACTCTACCACTCTACAGATAACGGTTCAAGTTGGACGCAAGTTGCTTTGAATAATAATGGCATTCATTCCCTTGCAATAAGTGGTAATCATATTTTTGCAGGATCGTATAATGGTTTATTTATGTCAACAAATAATGGATTAAGCTGGACGCAAACTACATTGAATAATGAATCTATTTGGTCTTTAGCAGTTAATGGAAATACTATTTTCGCAGGAGCAGAAATGGGTGGAGTCTATGTCTCCACAAATAACGGAATGATGTGGTCCCAAACTACGTTGAATGACAAGTTTGTTCCTTCATTAGCAGTTAGTAATAATAGTGTTTTTGCCGGGACAACTAGAAATGGCTTATATTTATCAACTAATTTCGGTTCAAGTTGGACAGTAACCGGATTTAATATGAAAATTGTTACTGCTTTTGCAGGTCTTGGGGATAATATTTTTGCAGCAGCAAGTTATAATAATGATTCCTCAAGCCTTTATATTTCGTCTAATAACGGAGCAAATTGGGCAGAAGCTACATTACATAATACAACAGTTACCTCTCTTGCAACACTTGGAAATAATATTTTTGCAGGAACAGCTGGCAATGGTGTATTTATTTCTATGAATAACGGAATAAACTGGTCACAAACTACTTTAAATTATGCAAATATAAAATCTCTTGCTGTCAGCGGAAATAACATTCTTGCAGGAGTGTTAACTCAACAATCCGGTCCCGGATCACTTATTTACTCATCAAATAACGGTGTTAATTGGGTATCTACTACTTTGCTCAATAATGATGTTTATTCTCTTGCAGTAAAAGGAAACATTGTATTTGCCGGGACGAAAGTAAATGGTGTTTACCGCTCAACAGATAACGGTTTAACATGGACTCAAACGGTATTGAATAAATTTGCAAACTCAATTATCATCAGTGGAAATACTATATATGCAGGATGCTTTTCCGGTGTTGGTTATTCAGGCGGTGTTTATTTATCCACAGATGATGGCATAAGCTGGACTCAAACAGCATTAAATAACAGACCAGTTAATTCTGTTGTTGCAAAAGAAAATAATATAATCGCAGGAACTGATGATGGTATATATCTCTCCACAAATAATGGAGTAACTTGGACGCAGAAAAATCAAGGATTCAATCCAGCTCAAAGGATCTTGTCCTTACTAATATCAAATAATTATGTATTGGCAGGAACACTTGGCTATTCTGTCTGGCGAAGAGAATTATCAGAAATAGTCGGAGTGCAAAATCTAAGCACGGAAACACCTTCAGCATTTTCGCTAAGCCAAAATTATCCGAATCCTTTTAATCCAATCACAAAGATTGAGTTTGCAATACCGAAGATTTCGGATGTGAAGATTAGCGTTTTTGACGTGACGGGAAAAGAAATAGAAGTACTTGTGAATGAAAGACTTGCCGCAGGGACTTATTCTACCGATTGGAATGCAAGCAAGTTTTCAAGCGGAGTATATTTTTATAGAATAAAAGCTGGTGATTTTGTTGAGACGAAGAAGATGGTACTTGTGAGGTGA
- a CDS encoding alpha-2-macroglobulin family protein, whose protein sequence is MKNLAVVFVLLFTLIVINDLRSQHAPQIYDYDSKWKEIDSLYNYGLPESAMKILQEVLVSAKGENNTVQYVRALLYKMKLTQYNVEDSFFTSLSEMKTEESTAEFPMKQFLNSLIGDMYWTYYQNNRYDLLERTRVENFVLDDIKTWDATKIIEQSIHHYKNSIIEPERLQTVSLEGYNDMLNNYVYDKYIPNGRKYRPTLYDFLAFKAVDFFSNKEAGVTRPAEQFLLNDPIYMSEAKEFSGLDISTKDVFSFDYYAITILRDIIRFHLNDGNVDALVDADLKRLAFVYQSSGNAEKEGIYLKALQNMLDKYSVYPVSTLISYEIAKVYQERGAKYVPGITDNFKDDLKIAYSICKDASDKFPDSDGAQNCRAIMAALDSKNLQITLEAYNLPDKPFRTLVNYKNVSKLYYKIVETSYSEIRKIEENYSNYNDYAKYNADIINDFKERTAVHTFSINLPNDGDLQAHKAEVKIPSLKAGVYVLLAGTSESFSYKENAVAYCLLNINSLSYINKSNEKKDIEFYALNRDSGYPLEGAEAVIYVQNYDYNKSRYEYIKSGEYTSDKNGYFVVKNAGKSRSFYLELSHNGQYLTTEGLNFGYGYSYIKDAFYQGEYYEPNAKPYTATYFFTDRSLYRPGQTLYFKGLVVETIGKEHKIKTGEYVTVELYDVNYQKVSEQSFTTNEFGTINGSFTLPSSGLTGQMRIQTSVNNGSAYFSVEDYKRPKFEVTFNPIKGSYKLGEMVPVRGLAKSYSGANLDNASVKYKVVRKALYPRWFYDWFSNYFGTSKTNETVILNGTTKTNENGEFEVNFKAIPDESVSIGLKAYFNYEITADVTDINGETHSKAMNVAVGYSSLMVTFGIGQNVDKNDDAKFRLVTTNLNGEREGTDVKIEIYKLKSPERAYRSRMWQRPDKFTMTKEEYYRDFPYDEYSDESDFTKWEKEVKAFEKTFNTEQDSVLDLNVMKGWNQGKYMAEIKAKDKNGEEIIEKYYFTAFSKGESTMPYSMFSNFIEKKSTYEVGETAEFMFGTSLSDTRVLYEVNGADGMIKREWITINKGQRLFELPVREEYRGGIGYNLVFVKENRIITAVRYIGVPYTNKMLDISFETFRDKLKPGEKEEWKIKIKGKNGEKAMAEMVATMYDASLDAIRSHGWTFGYGLNYYYYGDSWESDVCFDAYNGNVYQEEWNKSVDYTSISYDFLNYFGAPIYTDNYKYAPMYSERMAVDEEVKTGYKTDKVQEKSKKEGKEVESDITESPEPINGKDGKGTEEKKKSEDFGSIPTRTDFRETVFFLPELRTDENGDLTISFEMGDALTRWKMLGFAHTKDLRRGMTEKQVITQKELMLTVNAPRYLREDDKVVISAKVTNLTDRDLKGDAGLELYDGLTGKSVDAEFKNVSGGKGFEVSKGGSTSVSWEIAVPYGFEAIGYRVKAKAEGFTDGEGSVLPVLSNRLLVTETMPMSLRGNETKTFSMGKLVSGGTETMRSYRLSVEFTSNPAWYAVQSLPYLMEYPYECAEQVFSRVYANSIAGFIANSSPKVKDVFERWRNESPDALLSNLEKNEELKGLILQETPWVREAKNESERKRRIGVLFEVKRMESELGKAVKKLKGMQVSSGGWAWFEGMPVDRYMTQHIATGFGKLHKLGIRRFEDDEEMVRGALGYLDGELRRDYDELLRGEREGRIKMSDNNLGALQVHFLYMRSFYKDIGMDDGVREAFDYYKGQATKYWNGRGWYLEGMLALALSRFGDAATAEGILRSLKENALYSEEMGMYWKENRGGFYWYEAPIETQALLIEVFDEVGKDEKSVDDMKVWLLKNKQTNDWKTTKATVEAVYALLLRGDDWLAGDMLVDVRVGSIDVTKGVSAEAGTGYFKESWKWGDVKSDMGNVTVTRKSEKGISWGALYWQYFEDMDKVTSSATGLSLEKKLFVVEETASGEVISPIGELKVGDRVRVRVVLRSDRDMEYVHMKDMRAAGFEPVNVLSGYRYRDGLGYYESTRDAATNFFFGFLPKGTYVFEYDLRVNLSGDYSNGITTVQCMYAPEFSSHSEGNRVVVK, encoded by the coding sequence ACCTCAGATTTATGATTACGATTCAAAATGGAAAGAAATAGATTCTCTTTATAATTACGGTCTTCCGGAGTCTGCGATGAAGATATTGCAGGAAGTTTTAGTAAGCGCAAAAGGCGAAAACAATACGGTTCAGTACGTAAGAGCCCTGCTATACAAGATGAAGCTAACGCAATATAATGTAGAAGACTCATTTTTCACGAGTTTGAGCGAAATGAAGACTGAAGAAAGCACGGCAGAATTTCCGATGAAGCAGTTTTTAAACTCATTGATTGGAGATATGTACTGGACATATTATCAGAACAACAGGTATGATTTGCTTGAAAGGACGAGAGTAGAAAACTTTGTTCTTGATGATATAAAAACATGGGACGCGACGAAGATAATTGAGCAGTCGATACATCATTATAAGAATTCGATAATAGAGCCGGAAAGGCTGCAGACGGTAAGTTTGGAAGGATACAATGACATGCTTAACAATTATGTATATGATAAGTACATACCAAACGGAAGGAAATACCGTCCGACTCTTTATGATTTTCTTGCTTTCAAAGCAGTAGATTTCTTTTCTAACAAAGAAGCAGGAGTAACACGGCCTGCAGAGCAGTTTCTATTGAACGACCCGATTTACATGAGCGAGGCGAAAGAATTTTCGGGCTTGGATATTTCGACTAAGGATGTTTTTTCATTCGATTATTATGCGATTACAATACTCAGGGATATAATCAGGTTTCATCTGAACGATGGAAACGTGGATGCTCTTGTAGATGCTGACTTAAAAAGACTTGCGTTTGTTTATCAAAGTTCGGGAAATGCAGAAAAAGAAGGGATATACTTGAAAGCACTTCAGAATATGCTGGACAAATATTCTGTTTATCCGGTTTCAACTTTAATAAGCTATGAGATTGCAAAAGTCTATCAGGAAAGAGGGGCAAAGTATGTGCCGGGAATAACGGATAATTTCAAGGATGATTTGAAGATTGCTTATTCAATCTGCAAAGATGCGTCGGATAAATTTCCTGATTCGGACGGAGCACAAAACTGCAGAGCTATTATGGCGGCACTCGATTCAAAGAATTTACAGATAACTCTTGAAGCGTACAACTTACCAGATAAACCGTTCAGAACATTAGTAAATTATAAGAATGTAAGCAAACTTTATTACAAGATTGTTGAGACATCATACAGCGAGATAAGAAAGATTGAAGAAAACTACAGTAATTATAATGATTACGCAAAATACAACGCGGATATAATTAATGATTTTAAAGAAAGGACAGCGGTACATACTTTTAGTATAAATCTACCTAACGACGGGGATTTACAGGCTCATAAAGCAGAAGTGAAGATACCTTCTTTGAAAGCCGGTGTGTATGTATTGCTTGCAGGAACGAGCGAAAGTTTTTCTTACAAAGAAAATGCTGTTGCATACTGTTTACTGAACATTAACTCACTGAGTTATATAAATAAATCAAACGAAAAGAAAGATATCGAGTTTTATGCACTGAACAGGGATTCGGGTTATCCGCTTGAGGGTGCAGAAGCTGTAATTTACGTACAGAATTACGATTACAATAAATCAAGGTATGAATATATTAAGAGCGGTGAATACACATCAGATAAGAACGGATATTTTGTGGTAAAGAATGCAGGTAAATCAAGGTCTTTTTATTTAGAGCTCAGTCATAACGGACAGTATCTAACAACAGAGGGATTAAATTTTGGATACGGTTACAGTTATATCAAAGATGCATTTTATCAGGGTGAATATTATGAACCGAATGCAAAGCCATACACAGCGACTTACTTCTTTACAGACCGCTCGCTCTACAGACCGGGACAGACGCTTTATTTCAAAGGGCTTGTAGTAGAAACAATAGGTAAGGAGCACAAAATAAAAACGGGTGAGTACGTAACAGTCGAACTTTATGATGTTAATTACCAGAAAGTTTCCGAACAAAGTTTTACAACTAATGAATTCGGAACGATAAACGGTTCATTCACGCTACCGAGCTCAGGATTGACCGGACAGATGCGTATTCAAACTTCGGTCAATAACGGAAGTGCTTACTTTTCAGTTGAAGATTACAAGAGACCAAAGTTTGAAGTTACTTTTAATCCGATAAAAGGCAGTTATAAACTCGGCGAAATGGTTCCGGTGAGAGGGCTTGCGAAATCTTATTCGGGTGCAAATCTTGATAATGCATCGGTGAAGTACAAGGTAGTGAGAAAGGCGCTATACCCGAGATGGTTTTATGACTGGTTCTCAAATTATTTCGGAACGAGCAAGACGAATGAAACCGTGATATTAAACGGAACCACGAAGACGAATGAAAACGGAGAGTTTGAAGTAAATTTCAAAGCAATTCCCGACGAATCTGTATCGATAGGATTGAAAGCATATTTTAATTATGAAATCACTGCGGATGTAACGGATATAAACGGTGAAACACATTCAAAGGCAATGAATGTCGCGGTAGGTTATTCATCGCTGATGGTGACTTTTGGGATCGGTCAAAATGTTGATAAGAATGACGATGCAAAATTCAGGTTGGTGACGACAAATCTGAACGGTGAAAGAGAAGGGACTGATGTCAAGATTGAAATATATAAACTGAAGAGCCCGGAAAGAGCATACAGGAGCAGGATGTGGCAAAGACCGGACAAGTTTACGATGACAAAAGAAGAGTATTACAGGGATTTTCCTTATGATGAATACAGCGATGAAAGTGATTTTACAAAGTGGGAAAAGGAAGTAAAAGCGTTTGAGAAGACATTTAATACAGAACAGGATTCCGTACTTGATTTGAACGTAATGAAAGGATGGAATCAGGGAAAGTACATGGCAGAAATTAAAGCAAAAGATAAGAACGGGGAAGAGATAATCGAGAAATATTATTTTACGGCTTTTAGCAAGGGTGAAAGCACGATGCCGTATTCAATGTTCAGCAATTTTATAGAGAAGAAAAGTACTTATGAGGTGGGTGAAACGGCAGAATTTATGTTTGGCACGTCATTAAGCGATACAAGAGTACTTTATGAGGTTAACGGTGCAGATGGAATGATAAAGAGAGAATGGATTACGATTAATAAAGGGCAGAGATTATTTGAACTGCCGGTAAGAGAAGAATACAGAGGGGGTATAGGATATAATTTAGTATTTGTAAAAGAGAACAGAATAATAACTGCTGTGCGATATATTGGAGTGCCTTACACTAATAAGATGCTTGACATAAGTTTTGAAACGTTCAGGGATAAGCTGAAGCCAGGAGAAAAGGAGGAATGGAAGATAAAGATAAAGGGGAAGAACGGTGAGAAGGCAATGGCAGAGATGGTTGCGACAATGTACGATGCTTCGCTTGATGCGATAAGGAGTCATGGTTGGACATTTGGGTATGGGCTGAATTATTATTATTACGGAGATTCATGGGAGAGTGATGTATGTTTTGATGCTTATAACGGGAATGTTTATCAGGAGGAATGGAATAAGAGCGTAGATTATACGAGTATTAGTTATGATTTTCTGAACTATTTCGGAGCACCGATTTATACGGATAATTATAAATATGCACCGATGTATAGCGAGAGGATGGCTGTTGATGAGGAGGTGAAGACGGGGTATAAGACAGATAAGGTTCAGGAGAAATCGAAGAAAGAGGGAAAGGAAGTGGAATCGGATATTACGGAAAGTCCAGAGCCGATTAACGGTAAAGACGGCAAGGGTACTGAGGAGAAGAAGAAGAGTGAGGATTTTGGGAGTATTCCTACAAGGACGGATTTCAGGGAGACGGTTTTCTTTTTGCCAGAGCTACGGACGGATGAGAATGGAGATTTGACGATTAGTTTTGAGATGGGAGATGCCCTGACGAGATGGAAGATGCTGGGGTTTGCTCATACGAAGGATTTGAGGAGAGGAATGACAGAGAAGCAGGTGATAACGCAGAAGGAGCTGATGCTGACGGTGAATGCACCGAGGTATTTGAGGGAGGATGATAAGGTGGTGATTTCGGCGAAGGTGACGAATTTAACGGATAGGGATTTGAAGGGAGATGCGGGACTGGAGCTTTATGATGGATTGACGGGTAAGAGTGTGGATGCGGAGTTTAAGAATGTGAGCGGTGGGAAGGGTTTTGAGGTAAGCAAGGGCGGCAGTACGAGTGTGAGCTGGGAGATTGCTGTGCCTTATGGTTTTGAGGCGATTGGCTATAGGGTGAAGGCGAAGGCTGAGGGTTTTACGGATGGAGAGGGTTCGGTTTTGCCAGTGCTTTCAAACAGGCTGCTTGTGACGGAGACGATGCCGATGAGTTTGAGGGGAAATGAGACGAAGACGTTTTCGATGGGTAAGCTTGTGAGCGGGGGTACGGAGACGATGAGGAGTTACAGGCTTTCGGTTGAGTTTACTTCTAATCCTGCGTGGTATGCGGTTCAGAGTCTGCCATATTTGATGGAGTATCCTTATGAGTGTGCAGAGCAGGTTTTCAGCAGGGTTTATGCGAATAGTATAGCGGGTTTTATTGCAAATTCGTCGCCGAAGGTAAAGGATGTTTTTGAGAGGTGGCGGAATGAGAGTCCTGATGCTTTGCTTTCAAATTTGGAGAAGAATGAGGAGTTGAAGGGTTTGATTTTGCAGGAGACGCCATGGGTGAGGGAGGCAAAGAATGAGAGCGAGAGGAAGAGGAGGATAGGTGTGCTTTTTGAGGTGAAGAGGATGGAGAGCGAGCTTGGGAAGGCGGTGAAGAAGCTGAAGGGTATGCAGGTGAGCAGCGGAGGCTGGGCGTGGTTTGAGGGTATGCCTGTTGACAGGTATATGACGCAGCATATTGCGACGGGTTTTGGTAAGCTGCACAAGCTTGGGATAAGGAGGTTCGAGGATGATGAGGAAATGGTGAGGGGTGCTTTGGGGTATTTGGATGGGGAGTTGAGGAGGGATTATGATGAGCTTTTACGGGGAGAGAGAGAGGGCAGGATTAAGATGAGCGATAATAATTTGGGTGCATTGCAGGTTCATTTTCTTTATATGAGGAGTTTTTACAAGGATATTGGTATGGATGATGGTGTGAGGGAGGCGTTTGATTATTATAAGGGTCAGGCGACGAAGTATTGGAACGGGAGAGGTTGGTATTTAGAGGGGATGCTTGCTTTGGCTTTGAGCAGGTTTGGCGATGCGGCGACGGCTGAGGGGATTTTGCGGTCGCTGAAGGAGAATGCTTTGTATTCTGAGGAGATGGGGATGTATTGGAAGGAGAATAGGGGCGGTTTTTATTGGTATGAGGCACCGATTGAGACGCAGGCTTTGCTGATAGAGGTTTTTGATGAGGTTGGGAAGGATGAGAAGAGTGTTGATGATATGAAGGTGTGGCTTTTGAAGAATAAGCAGACTAATGACTGGAAGACGACGAAGGCGACGGTTGAGGCGGTTTATGCTTTGCTTCTGCGGGGGGATGATTGGCTTGCGGGAGATATGCTGGTGGATGTGAGGGTTGGTTCGATTGATGTGACGAAGGGTGTGAGTGCGGAGGCGGGTACGGGATATTTTAAGGAGTCGTGGAAGTGGGGAGATGTGAAGAGTGATATGGGTAATGTGACAGTGACGAGGAAGTCGGAAAAGGGAATCAGCTGGGGTGCTTTGTACTGGCAGTATTTTGAGGATATGGATAAGGTGACGAGTAGTGCGACGGGTTTGAGTTTAGAGAAGAAGTTGTTTGTTGTGGAGGAGACTGCGAGCGGTGAGGTGATTAGTCCGATTGGTGAGCTGAAGGTTGGCGACAGGGTGAGGGTGAGGGTTGTGCTGCGGAGTGACAGGGATATGGAGTATGTGCATATGAAGGATATGCGGGCGGCTGGTTTTGAGCCAGTGAACGTGCTTTCGGGGTACAGGTACAGGGATGGTCTTGGTTATTATGAGAGTACGAGGGATGCGGCGACGAACTTCTTTTTTGGTTTTCTGCCGAAGGGTACTTATGTTTTTGAGTATGATTTGCGTGTGAATTTGTCGGGAGATTATTCAAATGGGATTACGACTGTTCAGTGTATGTATGCTCCTGAGTTTAGTTCGCATAGTGAGGGGAATCGGGTTGTGGTGAAGTAG